The Mycolicibacterium boenickei genome has a segment encoding these proteins:
- the ponA2 gene encoding transglycosylase/D,D-transpeptidase PonA2, with product MSGPPEGSRSTVAKLAMHCVLAGLLAAVLMFPVVGGVGIMTARLSDTVAQDSAQVLEGDAPVVTTMVDSSGQPIAWLYEQRRWVVPSDRIADTMKLAIVSVEDKRFVEHNGVDVQGTLNGLLGYMRGIEDVRGGSTLEQQYVKNYNLLVKAKTDAERRAAVEVSPARKLREIRIALAMDKTLPKGEILARYLNLVSFGNGAFGVQDAARTYFGVDAADLTWPQAALLAGVVRSTSALDPYTNPDGALARRNLVLDTLIDYLPDRAEELRAAKAAPLGVLPHADPLPQGCIAAGNRAFFCEYVLQYLARAGLTMEDVARNGYLIRTTLDPKVQDSVTAALQKYANPNAAGVASVMNVITPGKDNHRVIAMGDSRTYGLDLDARQTVQPQPFSLVGDGAGSIFKIFTTAAALDMGMGINTRLDVPGTFMGKGLGSSDTPGCPRETWCVRNARAFSGSLPVTDALAQSPNTAFAKLISQIGVPRAVDMAVRLGLRSYAEPGSARDYNPDSNESIADYIKRQNIGSFTLGPFELNALELANVGATLASGGTWCPPNPIDKIFDRHGREVRVQTVPCDQAVPEGLANTLANALGKDHSSGTAAGAASSVGWKLPMSGKTGTTEAHRSSGFLGFTNQYAAANYIFDDSSSPSGLCSYPLRKCGDGTLFGGTEPALTWYAAMSPIADSFGPVALPPTDPRYVDGGPGGEVPSVSGMKVEEARKRLLDAGFRVADKTAQVNNNATKGSVVGTTPSGRTIPGSIVTINTSSGYVPPPVYIPPPDLPPPPPTLNELGPPPPPNVIEIPGLPPITLPPPAPPPPPPPPPA from the coding sequence ATGTCCGGCCCGCCAGAGGGTTCGCGGTCTACAGTTGCCAAGCTGGCCATGCACTGTGTGCTGGCCGGATTGCTGGCGGCAGTGTTGATGTTCCCTGTGGTCGGCGGTGTGGGAATCATGACCGCACGGCTGTCCGACACGGTGGCACAGGATTCGGCGCAAGTGCTCGAAGGCGACGCGCCGGTCGTGACCACCATGGTGGATTCCTCCGGCCAACCGATCGCGTGGCTGTACGAGCAGCGCCGGTGGGTGGTGCCCAGCGACCGGATCGCCGACACCATGAAGCTGGCGATCGTGTCGGTGGAGGACAAGCGTTTCGTCGAGCACAACGGGGTGGACGTCCAGGGAACGCTCAACGGACTGCTCGGCTACATGCGTGGCATCGAAGACGTCCGCGGCGGGTCGACCCTCGAGCAGCAGTACGTCAAGAACTACAACCTGCTGGTCAAGGCGAAGACCGACGCCGAGCGCCGGGCCGCCGTCGAGGTCAGCCCCGCCCGCAAACTGCGCGAGATCCGCATCGCGCTGGCGATGGACAAGACGCTGCCCAAAGGCGAGATCTTGGCCCGGTACCTCAATCTCGTGTCGTTCGGCAACGGCGCCTTCGGAGTTCAGGACGCGGCGCGCACCTACTTCGGCGTCGACGCCGCGGACCTCACCTGGCCGCAGGCCGCCCTGCTGGCCGGCGTGGTCCGATCCACCAGCGCGCTCGATCCCTACACAAACCCGGACGGCGCCCTGGCACGACGCAACCTGGTGCTCGACACGTTGATCGACTATCTGCCGGACCGGGCCGAGGAACTACGCGCCGCCAAAGCGGCACCGCTGGGCGTACTCCCCCACGCCGATCCGCTGCCGCAAGGCTGCATCGCCGCGGGCAACCGCGCCTTCTTCTGCGAGTACGTGCTGCAATACCTGGCGCGCGCCGGTCTGACCATGGAAGACGTCGCGCGCAACGGATACCTGATCCGCACCACACTGGACCCCAAGGTTCAGGACAGCGTTACCGCGGCACTGCAAAAGTACGCCAACCCCAACGCGGCCGGAGTCGCGAGCGTGATGAACGTGATCACCCCGGGCAAGGACAACCATCGGGTGATCGCGATGGGCGACAGCCGCACCTATGGACTCGACCTGGATGCCCGACAAACCGTGCAGCCACAGCCGTTCTCGTTGGTGGGTGACGGCGCCGGGTCGATCTTCAAGATCTTCACCACCGCCGCCGCCCTGGACATGGGGATGGGTATCAATACCCGACTCGACGTCCCCGGAACATTCATGGGCAAGGGTCTGGGCAGCAGCGACACCCCAGGGTGCCCGAGGGAAACCTGGTGTGTGCGCAACGCAAGAGCGTTCTCCGGCTCGCTGCCTGTCACCGATGCGCTGGCCCAGTCGCCCAATACCGCGTTCGCCAAACTCATCTCACAGATCGGGGTGCCACGCGCGGTGGATATGGCAGTCCGGCTGGGGCTGCGGTCCTACGCCGAACCCGGCAGTGCCCGCGACTACAACCCTGACTCCAACGAAAGCATCGCCGACTACATCAAGCGGCAGAACATCGGATCCTTCACCCTCGGGCCGTTCGAGCTCAACGCACTCGAATTGGCCAACGTGGGGGCCACTCTGGCCTCGGGCGGCACCTGGTGCCCGCCGAACCCGATCGACAAGATCTTCGACCGGCACGGCCGTGAAGTGCGTGTGCAGACGGTTCCCTGCGACCAGGCGGTGCCGGAGGGCCTTGCCAACACTCTGGCCAACGCGCTGGGCAAGGACCATTCGAGCGGAACGGCCGCCGGCGCAGCGAGTTCGGTCGGCTGGAAGCTACCGATGTCCGGTAAGACCGGCACCACCGAGGCCCACCGGTCATCGGGTTTCCTCGGCTTCACCAACCAGTACGCGGCCGCCAACTACATCTTCGACGACTCCTCGTCACCGTCGGGGCTGTGCTCGTACCCGTTGCGCAAATGTGGCGACGGCACCCTGTTCGGCGGCACCGAGCCTGCGTTGACGTGGTACGCCGCAATGAGTCCCATCGCCGACTCCTTCGGCCCGGTGGCCCTGCCGCCCACCGACCCGCGCTACGTCGACGGCGGTCCCGGCGGCGAGGTGCCGAGCGTCAGCGGGATGAAGGTCGAGGAGGCACGTAAGCGCCTGCTGGACGCCGGCTTCCGAGTCGCCGACAAGACGGCACAGGTCAACAACAACGCCACCAAGGGATCGGTGGTCGGGACGACACCGAGCGGCAGGACCATTCCCGGCTCGATCGTCACGATCAACACCAGCTCCGGGTACGTGCCGCCACCGGTCTACATTCCACCGCCCGACCTGCCACCACCGCCCCCAACGCTGAACGAGCTCGGGCCGCCCCCACCGCCCAACGTCATCGAGATCCCCGGGCTGCCGCCGATCACGCTGCCGCCGCCCGCTCCGCCGCCACCCCCTCCGCCGCCGCCGGCGTGA
- a CDS encoding type IV toxin-antitoxin system AbiEi family antitoxin domain-containing protein yields MDVGEALRQQDGVISRRQALDAGLAEHEIRRLLRRNEWARVHSGVYVEHTGPLSWMQRAWAAVLYAAPAALCFESALGAQSLPIHVAVDRQRSTLAEPVGVRIHRVAHLDGRVLWNAGPPQMRYEEAALDVAGRSARELDAIAVLANACQSRRTTARRLLKALDSRGRLRRRRWLRAVLIDIADGTCSVLEHGYLVRVERPHGLPRAARQKRSASSLGVCYRDAEYGERLVVELDGRVFHDSATSRDADFERDLDAAVGGRSTVRLSYGQVFDRPCQTAGKIARILHRHGIAVAGRPCGPGCAFTRLDRAA; encoded by the coding sequence GTGGATGTCGGTGAGGCTCTTCGGCAGCAGGATGGGGTGATCTCGCGTCGGCAGGCGTTGGATGCGGGGCTGGCTGAGCATGAAATCCGACGATTGCTCAGACGCAATGAGTGGGCGCGGGTGCACAGCGGCGTTTATGTCGAACACACCGGCCCGCTGAGCTGGATGCAGCGGGCTTGGGCTGCAGTGCTTTACGCGGCACCGGCCGCTCTGTGCTTCGAATCGGCGTTGGGTGCGCAATCGTTGCCGATCCATGTCGCCGTCGATCGGCAACGGTCGACATTGGCTGAGCCGGTCGGCGTCCGCATTCACCGGGTCGCCCACCTTGACGGTCGCGTGCTGTGGAACGCCGGGCCGCCGCAGATGCGTTACGAGGAAGCCGCTCTCGACGTCGCCGGCCGTTCTGCGCGCGAACTCGATGCCATAGCCGTCCTGGCCAATGCCTGCCAATCTCGGCGCACCACTGCGCGGCGGCTGCTGAAAGCTCTCGATTCGCGGGGTCGGCTGAGGCGCCGTCGCTGGTTGCGGGCGGTGCTGATCGACATCGCCGACGGCACCTGCTCGGTGCTTGAGCACGGCTATCTTGTCCGCGTCGAGCGTCCCCACGGTCTGCCGCGAGCAGCTCGCCAGAAGCGGTCCGCCTCATCGCTCGGCGTCTGCTATCGCGACGCGGAGTACGGTGAACGGCTCGTCGTCGAGCTCGACGGCAGGGTGTTCCACGACTCGGCGACCAGCCGAGATGCGGATTTCGAACGGGACCTGGATGCCGCGGTCGGCGGTCGTTCGACCGTCAGGCTGTCCTATGGGCAGGTCTTCGACCGGCCGTGTCAGACCGCGGGCAAGATCGCTCGAATCCTGCACCGGCACGGGATCGCGGTGGCCGGCCGCCCATGCGGGCCTGGATGTGCGTTCACTCGACTCGACCGCGCCGCGTAG
- a CDS encoding FAD-dependent monooxygenase gives MTGLRVAVVGAGIGGLTAAIALRANGIDATVYEQAHALKALGAGVSIATNGSRILNTLGVGDAVAAIAGPVTHYQFRTWQSDPIAGEPSTLGFGDPARTWCLHRGEFQKILADALPADALRLGRSCVGATEHGDGVRVEFADGTTVDADLLVGADGIHSRLQGMVTRAAEPVSEGIMAYRGLIPADRLRGVVDMNASSMWLGPRQSFLAYPVSAGNLLNIVAFVPTNLTVTESWTAPGDVAELAAAYRGWDPTVLSIIGAMDSTFRWGIYDREPLDRWSTNRITLLGDSAHAVTPHLGQGANQAIEDAMTLAVVLRGARTDELGARLRRYEDLRMDRTRHVRRQARAAGSIYRSTELAPHAQAEQLHAILDSVAINTYDAERVALDALPAA, from the coding sequence ATGACCGGACTTCGAGTCGCCGTCGTGGGTGCCGGCATCGGCGGTTTGACAGCCGCGATTGCCTTACGTGCCAATGGAATCGACGCGACTGTGTACGAGCAGGCGCACGCGCTCAAAGCGCTCGGCGCGGGGGTCTCCATCGCGACGAACGGATCCCGCATCCTGAACACGCTGGGAGTGGGCGACGCGGTCGCGGCGATCGCCGGTCCGGTCACGCACTATCAATTCCGCACCTGGCAGTCCGACCCGATCGCCGGAGAACCGTCGACCCTGGGCTTCGGGGACCCGGCCCGCACCTGGTGCCTGCACCGCGGCGAATTCCAGAAAATACTGGCCGACGCACTGCCCGCCGATGCGCTGCGCCTCGGCCGCTCCTGCGTCGGGGCCACCGAGCACGGCGACGGGGTCCGCGTCGAATTCGCTGACGGCACAACCGTTGACGCGGATCTCCTGGTCGGCGCCGACGGTATTCACTCCCGCCTGCAAGGCATGGTGACACGTGCGGCCGAACCTGTGAGCGAGGGAATCATGGCCTATCGCGGGCTGATTCCCGCCGACCGGCTGCGCGGCGTCGTCGACATGAATGCCAGCTCGATGTGGCTGGGGCCCCGGCAGAGCTTCCTGGCCTACCCGGTCTCGGCCGGCAATCTCCTCAATATCGTGGCGTTCGTCCCCACCAATCTCACCGTCACCGAATCCTGGACCGCCCCTGGTGATGTCGCCGAGCTCGCCGCCGCGTACCGCGGGTGGGACCCCACCGTGCTGTCGATCATCGGCGCGATGGATTCCACGTTCCGATGGGGCATCTACGACCGCGAGCCGCTGGACCGGTGGTCGACCAACCGGATCACGTTGCTGGGCGACAGCGCCCACGCGGTCACGCCGCACCTCGGGCAGGGCGCCAATCAGGCCATCGAGGATGCGATGACGCTGGCGGTCGTCCTGCGTGGCGCCCGGACCGACGAACTCGGTGCCCGCCTGCGTCGCTACGAAGACCTGCGCATGGATCGCACCCGCCACGTGCGGCGGCAGGCGCGCGCCGCCGGGAGCATCTACCGCTCGACCGAACTCGCCCCGCACGCACAGGCAGAACAACTGCACGCGATCCTCGACAGCGTCGCCATCAACACCTACGACGCCGAGCGGGTGGCCCTGGACGCACTGCCCGCCGCCTGA
- a CDS encoding TetR family transcriptional regulator, with the protein MARTADPVKREELLNGVVGYLEQHGIGEMSLAPMAQALGTSKRMLLYYFGDRAELLAQALDASRPQLGEMFARVTTADEFVDAARTLWRELTRGGERRNVRLLLQVLSLAVTDAQTYGEAARNAVEVMIAPIAQALSAIGYPDDNACARATLVVSGLRGLCQDGLVTADRKRVDAAAELLIAAAVA; encoded by the coding sequence GTGGCCAGGACAGCGGACCCCGTCAAGCGCGAAGAGCTGTTGAACGGTGTGGTGGGGTATCTCGAACAGCACGGCATCGGTGAGATGTCGCTCGCGCCGATGGCCCAGGCCCTTGGTACGAGCAAGCGCATGCTGCTGTACTACTTCGGCGACCGGGCCGAACTGCTGGCCCAGGCACTGGACGCGAGCCGTCCGCAGCTGGGGGAGATGTTCGCCCGTGTCACCACCGCAGACGAATTCGTCGACGCGGCACGGACCCTGTGGCGCGAACTGACCCGGGGCGGCGAACGTCGCAACGTACGCTTGCTGCTGCAGGTCCTCAGTCTGGCGGTCACCGACGCTCAGACGTACGGCGAGGCGGCCCGAAACGCGGTCGAGGTGATGATCGCGCCGATCGCGCAAGCCTTGTCAGCGATCGGGTACCCCGACGACAATGCTTGTGCGCGTGCCACATTGGTGGTGTCGGGGCTGCGGGGCCTGTGTCAGGACGGCCTGGTCACCGCGGACCGGAAGCGGGTCGACGCCGCCGCCGAGCTGTTGATCGCAGCGGCGGTCGCCTAG